The Radiobacillus deserti genomic interval TTTCGTTTGATTTCTTATAATTAATGCATCCACACGTTCAAGCTGTTCCAGCATGGAATCATAGTTGTTCCAAAGATCAGGATCATAGCGTACCGTTCCGTATGACTCCAGTATCTGGATGCCGTCTGGCCAAATGAATTCAGTGATAAGGATGTTCATGATTTGACCTCCTTTTAACGCAGTGTTTAAGAATAGGATAGAATGAATCGTTTCCTTATAGTATCAGGGATTGCATCCCATAAGTATCCAAACTCCGCAACGTAAATCATTGCTTGTTCTTCACTACCAAACCTATACGCCGTTGGTATTTTATTTGGAAGTTTCTTTTTCTTTGTAAGGTAGTCCAAAACATAAGGATTCACTTTTTTTGCAATTGAGAGTAACTCATCTATTTTTTGTCGGTCACTACGCATCAAAATTTCCACCAAAACAAGATTATATGCGCCTTCCATTGTTTCTTCTTCCTCATACTTTAAAATTAAGTTTTTTGCTTCTAATGATTCACCATTAACGATTAATGCTTGGAACAGCACATACCTTACCCCTTGATTATCCATCTCGTTCATAGACAGGATTTCCCACCAATTTGCCACCGCTTCTTTAACTCGTCCAAGACTAAAAAGTACCTGTCCGTAGTTAAACTTAGCACGTAAAAAGGGTCGTGCTTCAAAATGGAGCCACATATCCTTAAGGTTTTCTGCATTTTTAAAGAATGCTTCCCCGAGTGCTCTCTTTCCCGCTTCGATTCCCTGCTCATAGTAGTAGAGTGCCTTGTGAGGATCTGTCTGAGAATCACCCAGCATAGTGTATGCATCTGCAAAGTCTTCATCAAGTTCTAATGCTTGTTTAATAAGTTTCAATTGTTGTTTGGGAGAGGCGCCATACGCTTGCATGATAAGGTCAGCAGCTGTTTGTTTTAATTCTTTCTTGTTCTTCTTTTTAGAGTGAATTTGTTTTTCAGCTTGCTCCGCAGGTGATATGTCTTTCCCCTCTAGCATTGCGTTCTCCCCATCAACTGACTCTCCCGCTAAAAAAGCAGGAATTTCCTCTCGAAGAACATTGTCCCATTTATCAAGTGCACGTACCATTGCATGAACACTTACACCGTATTTTTCAGCAATCTCTTTCTGGGTAACATATTCATCGTGTATAAGAACCATGAAGT includes:
- a CDS encoding tetratricopeptide repeat protein, with translation MTQVGRNDSCPCSSGKKYKKCCMNKVIPLDSLMEKELEQLKEELYNWSSNYYEVEQVLDGYFANQDIDEETLDFLTLIIVSWVIFSVTVTSGKTMVEEFVEEKKSRASHRSSVLALLEQWKNTAPSFASVVSIKIGEWIEIEDVFSSKQSKIIWEEGDEILNVGSLLIGHLLPFGTFESYFPFYVEITDDNESQSIISLLHELFKKSDKKDSTEFVRELYPDLLMELVVGTKQSLTDFIEWDKPSYQEVMELFLQKNVGLISGNEQFIENVIVLWSIFCEKEKPIIRKVEVYASMLHYFMVLIHDEYVTQKEIAEKYGVSVHAMVRALDKWDNVLREEIPAFLAGESVDGENAMLEGKDISPAEQAEKQIHSKKKNKKELKQTAADLIMQAYGASPKQQLKLIKQALELDEDFADAYTMLGDSQTDPHKALYYYEQGIEAGKRALGEAFFKNAENLKDMWLHFEARPFLRAKFNYGQVLFSLGRVKEAVANWWEILSMNEMDNQGVRYVLFQALIVNGESLEAKNLILKYEEEETMEGAYNLVLVEILMRSDRQKIDELLSIAKKVNPYVLDYLTKKKKLPNKIPTAYRFGSEEQAMIYVAEFGYLWDAIPDTIRKRFILSYS